In the genome of Telluria mixta, the window TGGCCACATCCGACGTCGTGAGCCTGCACCTGCCGCTGACGGACCAGACCCGCCACATGATCGGGGCGCGCGAACTGGCATCGATGAAGAAGAGCGCCATCCTGATCAACACGGCGCGCGGCGGCCTCGTCGACGAGGCGGCGCTGGCGCAGGCGCTCACCGACGGGACGATCGCCGGCGCCGGGTTCGATGTGCTGAGCAAGGAACCGCCCGTGCCCGACAATCCGCTGCTGCAGCTACGCCTGCCGAACTTCGTGCTGACCCCGCACGTGGCGTGGGCCAGCGGCGGGGCGATGCAGACGCTGGCCGACATGCTGGTCGATAATCTCGAAGCGTGGGTGGCCGGGAAGCCCGCCAATGTAGTTTAACTCTCCGCCTTGAGCGGCAACTCGATGATGAACGCGGTGCCGTGTCCAGGCCGGCTCTCGACCCGGATCGTCCCCTGCAGCAGCGTGGTCACGAGGTTCCAGGCGATGTTGAGGCCGAGGCCCGTGCCGCCCTGCCCCATCCGCGTCGTGAAGAACGGATCGAAGATGCGCGACACGTTCTCCGGCGCGATGCCGACGCCATCGTCGGAAAATTCGATGCGCACGCGGTCGCCGTCCAGCGGCCGGGCATGGATGCGCATGTGGCCGCCCGGCGCGTCGAACGCGTGCAGCAGCGCGTTGTTGATGAAGTTGATGACGACCTGGCCGAATGGGCCGGGATAACTGTCCATCGCGATCCCCGCCGGCACCTCCAGGTCGAGCGTGTGGCCCGCACGGCGCACCTGGTTCATCATCGTGGCCGCGATCTCGTGGCAGGCCTGGCCCAGGTCGAAGCGGCGGCGCTGCGTGCTGGCCTGGTCCACCGACACCTGTTTGAAGCTGTTCACGAGGTCCGCCGCGCCGTTCAGGCTGCGCACGATAAGGCTCGCCGCCTCGCGCGCCGCCGCGATCCACGTCTCCAGGTCCGATTTCTTCAGCGCGTTGTGCGTGAAGCGGTCGGCCAGCGCATTCGTCTTTTCTTCCAGCGTGCTGGCCATCAGGAGGCTGTTGCCGATCGGGGTGTTCAGTTCGTGCGCGACGCCCGCGACGAGGGAGCCGAGCGACGCGAGCTTTTCGCGCGACGCCAGTTGCGCCTGGGTTTCCTTCAACTGGCGGTAGGCGTCCGCATTGTCGAGCGCGACGCCCACGTAGGATGCGAGGGTGCTCAGCATGTCGAGCTGCACGTTCTGGTACGCGCCCGGCCGGCCGCTCTGCACCGTGATCACGCCCAGCACACGGCTGCCCACGAGGATCGGCACGAACATCAGGGAGCGCGGCGACAGGGGCGTGTCGGGATCGCCGCCCGCAGGGTCGCCGCCGGCCGGGTCGGTGCCAAGCACGTCGCGCACGAGGCCCGAGAACCGGACGTAATCGCGCGCCAGGTCGCCGATGAGAATCTCCTCGCCCGTCACCAGGCAGTATTCGCCGAGACCGCGCACGCGCGCGGGGAAGCGCCCCGCCTCGGGTACCCGGCGGCCGTCCGCGACGACGTACGGGTAGTCGATCGGCCCGCCCGCGCGCGCCGTGCCGATCGCGAACAGCGGCGCATCCATCAGCTGGCGCACCTGGCCGAACACATTGGCCATGATCGCCTCGCCGTCCAGGTTCGCGGTCAGCTCGCGTCCGATGTCGGACAGGAGCGCGATGTTGCGGCGCGCCTGCTCCACCGCTTCCTTCTGCGCCTCGGCCTCCTGCTTGCGCTTTTCCGCCTGCTCCTTCTGCAGCACCAGTTCCGCGGTGCGCGCGCCGACCTGGCGTTCCAGGCGCGCCTTCTGCTGCACGAGCACGCGTACGCGCAGCCGGTACAACGCGATGGCGGCAGCAAGCAGCACGCTCGCCGCGGCAAGGCGGAACCACCACGTCATCCAGAACGGCGGCGGGATCGAGATCGTCAACGTCGCCGGGTGCTCGCTCCACACGCCGTCCTTGTTGGCGGCCTTCACCTCGAACACGTACTCGCCCGGATCGAGATTCGTATAGGTGGCGAAGCGCTTGCGGGCATCCGTCTCGGTCCAGTCGCGGTCGAAGCCGAGCAGCCGGTAGGCGTAGCGGTTCGCCTGCGGATCGGCGTAGTGCAGCGCCGCGAATTCCAGCGTGAACACCGAATCGCGGTGGCTCAGGCGGATGTCGCGCAGGCGGTCGACGGCGACGGGCAGCGCGCGCGGCCGGTTGAACACGAGGAAGTCGGTGATCACGACGGTGGGCGGGAACGGGTTGTCGTGGATGTCTTCCGGGTGGAACGACGTCATGCCGTTGATGCCGCCGAAATGCAGCTCGCCGTCCGCGCCGCGCGCCGCCGAGCCGACGAAGAACGAGCCGTCCGTCAGGCCATCCTTGGCGGTGTAGTTCTTGTAGCGCCCCGTCTCCGGATCGACGCGGGTCAGGCCGACCGTCGTGCTGACCCAGATCTGGCCGTTGCCGTCTTCGAGGATGCCGCCGATCGGTACCTGCTCGCGCGTGGGCGCGACGGCGAACCTGCGGAACACCGTCTTGCCGCCGGCGTCCCGCTCCATGCGGTACAGGCCGCCCGCCGTGCCCACCCACAGGTCGCCGCGCGCGGACTCGTACAGGTAATAGACGCGATTGTGGCCCAGGCTCGTGGGGTCGCGCGCATCGTGGCGGAAGTGCGTGAACGTGTTCGTCGCGCGGTCGTAGCGGTCGAGGCCATTCTCGGTGCCGATCCAGATCGCGCCCGCCCGGTCCTCGAACACGGCGAAGCCGTAGTTCTCACCCAGGCTGGCGGGGTTGGCCGGATCGTGGCGCCAGCCGCGCAGCGTGCCGTCCGGCGCCAGCATGAACAGCCCGCCGCGCGTGACGATCCACAGCGCTCCGGTGCGGTCGAGCGTCAGCGCCTGGACCCAGCTGGCCCCCGCCTCGCCGCCCAGCGCGACGGGCGTAAAACGGCCCGTCGCCGGATCGCGCCACGACAGGCCGCTGGGCGAGCCCACCCACAATCGCCCGCGTCCAGGCAGCACGCTGCTGATCGTGTCGTCCGGCAGGCCGGCAGGGTCGCGCGGATCGTGGCGCAGCATGTCCACGCGGCCGCTGTCCGGATCGACATGCAGGATGCCGCCGCCGCTGGTGCCCAGCCACAGGCGGCCGTCGGCGCCGACGGCGATGCTGCGGATCTTGCGCGTACTGCGCGGGTCGGCCGCCTGGCCCGGCAATAGCGCGAAGCGGGAAAAACCGCCGCTGGCGAGGTCCGCCCGGCTGACGCCACCGTACATCGTGCCCGCCCACAGCGTGCCCGTGCGGTCGACCCAGATCGAGATGACGCGGTTGTCGGACAGCGTGTGGCGGTCCAGCGGCTGGTTGGTGTAGCCGACGAAGCGCCCGGTCGTCGGGTCGCGCCATTTGAGGCCGTCGAGTTCCGTGCCCACCCACAGGTTGTTCCCCTGGTCGTGGTACAGCGACTGCACGCGGCCGTCGTTCATGCCCTCGTCGGCGCCGAGATGGTGGCGCTGCGGCGTGCCCTGGCCGATGCGCCATGCTTCCAGGGCGGCGTCGGTGCCGATCCACAGCGTGTCGCGCGGCCCCATCGACAACGCGGTGACGGCGATGCGTTTGCCGGTGCCGGCGGCGTCGATGTCGTAATGGTCGAACCGGGCGGTGCCCGCCGGCAGGTGGTCGAGACCGACGCCGGTGCCGATCCACAGGCCGCCGCGCGGATCGAGGGCGAGCGCCGTGACGCGATCGTCGCGCAGGCTGGCGGGTTCCTGGCTGTCGTGGCGCAGCGTGCGCAGCGCGCCCGTCGCCGGATCGACGTGCACGATGCCGTCGCTGGTGCCGACCCACAGGCCGCCGGCGCCATCGCCGACGATCGCGGTGACGGCGCTGTTGCGCGCATTGCGGTCGGTGCCGGCCAGCAGCGGCAGGCGGATGAATTTCCGGGTCGCGGGATCGAACCGTACGAGCCCGCCGCGCGTGCCGAACCACAGCCGGTTCTGGCCATCCTCGTACGCGGCCTGGACATAATTGTCGGCCAGGCTGTCGGGGTCGTTGGGATCGTTGCGGAAGACCTGGTTGCGGTAGCCGTCGAAACGGTTGAGGCCCGCCTGCGTGCCGAACCACATGAAGCCATCGTGGTCCTGCAGGATCGCGAGGACGGATTCCTGCGACAGCCCTTCTTCCAGGCCGATGCGCTCGAAACGGAGGCTGCGCGGTCCGGCGGCCAGCACCAGCGAACACATGCAGGCCAGCAGCAGGCCGCACAACATGCGCAGCAGCGTGGGTTTCACGGACGGGAGAGGTTCGGGTTTCCAGGACACGGGCCTAATCTACCAGAACGCCCGAAAATGTTGAAAGAAATTAAGACTTCCTCATTCGTCATGCCACTGCTATAATGCGTGCATCGGGCGGCTGTAGCTCAGCTGGATAGAGTACTTGGCTACGAACCAAGGGGTCGTGGGTTCGATTCCTGCCAGCCGCACCAAGATATATGGAAGGCCAGATCGCGAGATCTGGCCTTTTTCCATTGCTCGCTTCCATTTTCTGTTCAACATCATGTCCGGCCAGCTCATCATCCGCTCCCTCGATCCCCAGGACCTCGCCGGCTGGCGCCCGCTGTGGGACGGCTATAACGCGTTCTACGGACGCAGCGGCCCCACCGCCCTGCCCGAATCCATTACGCAAGTCACGTGGCACCGGTTCTTCGATCCGGCCGAGCCCGTCCACGCGCTGGTCGCCGAGGCATCCGGCCGCATCGCCGGACTCGCCCACTACATCTTTCACCGCAGCACGACGCGGCTGCACGACGTCTGTTATCTGCAAGACCTGTTCACCGCCCCCGACATGCGTGGACTCGGCGTCGGCAGGCAATTGATCGAAGGCGTATACGACAAGGCGCGCGCGGCCGGCAGTTCGCGCGTGTACTGGCAGACGCAAACGGACAATGCGGCCGGGCGCGCGCTGTACGACAAGGTCGCCCGGCACCTGGGCTTCATCGTCTATGCGCACGAGCTGTGACGCTTTGCCAAACACGCTTTGCCAAACAATAAACCGCTGCTATAATGCGTGCCTCGGGCGGCTGTAGCTCAGCTGGATAGAGTACTTGGCTACGAACCAAGGGGTCGTGGGTTCGATTCCTGCCAGCCGCACCAGCTTATACGAAAGGCCAGATCGCAAGATCTGGCCTTTTTCATTTCCCGCTTCCCTCGTCCTCGCGCTCGTCCGGCTGCACGGCCCCGACCCGGATGCCCCGCCGCGCGAGCGCTTCGCGCAGCAGGAATTCGATCTCCGCGTTCACGCTGCGCAGATCGTTGGCGGCCAACCGCTGCAGCTGTTCCCATAACGCGGGGTCGATCCGCAGCGGATAGGACTTCTTTCCGGGACTTGCCATCGACGCGCCGCCTCAGTTGTACAGGGTGCCGGCGTTGATGATGGGCTGCGCGTCGCGGTCGGAGCACAGCACGACCAGCAGATTGCTGACCATCGACGCCTTGCGTTCCGCGTCCAGCTCGACGATCTCGCGCTCGGCCAGGCCCTTCAAAGCGTCTTCCACCATCGTGACCGCGCCATGGACGATGCGGGCACGGGCACTGATGATCGCCTGCGCCTGCTGGCGGCGCAGCATCACCTGGGCGATCTCGGGAGCGTAGGCCAAGTGGGTCAGCTTCGCGTCCAGCGTTTCCACGCCTGCCGCCTCGAAGCGCGCCGTCAGTTCCGCGCTGAGCGCATGCGCCACTTCCGCCGCGCCGCCGCGCAGGGTCGTTTCGCCCGGCGCGAGGTCCTCACCCTCGTCGTAGGCATATTGCGCGGCCAGGTGGCGCAGCGCTGCCTCGGCCTGCACGCTTACGTAGCGCTCGAAATCGTCGACCTCGAACAGCGCCTGCGCCGTATCGCGCACGCGCCACACGACGGCGGCCGCCAGCTCCACCGGATTGCCCCGCTTGTCGTTGACCTTCAACGTGGACATGTTGAGGTTGCGCGCCCGCACCGTCAGCTTGCGCTTGCGGTACAGCGGGAACGCCCAGCGCAGGCCCTCGCCGCGGTCCGTGCCCACGTAGCGGCCGAACAAGGTCAGCACCGCCGTTTCGTTGGGCTGCAGCATATACAGCCCCGCGCCCATGAACACGCCGGCAATGACGAGCGCGATGCCGGCCAGCGCCGCCCCGCCCGCCATGCTGCCCACGATGGACAGGTGGACCAGCCAGGCGCCGGCCAGGACGGCGAGGAGGCCGCCGGCCACGGCCAAGTAGCCATTCATCGAAGAGAGCGGTATTTCCTGACGAGTGTGTGCAGACATGCCGGGTTCCATGAGGTTATATGAAAGTGATATCACTTTAGGATCACCTTTCCGGTTTGTCAAGCATACGATTTTGTCATTCGCGGCAGGCCTGCTATAATGCGTGCCTCGGGGCGGCTGTAGCTCAGCTGGATAGAGTACTTGGCTACGAACCAAGGGGTCGTGGGTTCGATTCCTGCCAGCCGCACCAACTCATACGAAAGGCCAGATCGCAAGATCTGGCCTTTTTCTTTGCTCGCGATGAATAGCTCATGAAGCGCTTTGCGATCATGGGCGCCGTTGCGCGGCGTTACTGGCTTTTCCGTTTTCCTTCCCTTCCGGTCGATCGCTCTGCTCAGTTCGCTCAGGCATCCCATTTGCATACCTGCAGCCTCGTTGCGGCTGCACGTGCGAGAAATAAATCTTCTCCTGAAAACGATTGATTCGCTAAATCATTTCGACTTTCCGTACGTCAGTTGATTGCTGTCAATGTTTTCTGTCGAAGATCTTTACATTGCCCGTTTTTAACCAAAAGTTTCTGCCTCCACTCCGCTATGAAATCGAAAAATGGAATCTCTTTGGCACGCTTATTGCGCCGATAAAAGGTGCAATACCCTTTCATCTGAAACCAGGGAGAAATCATGTTTCATAAAAAACTCGTTAAAGCGTCCGCGGTCTGCGCGATCCTGTTCGCCACACAAGGTGCTTATGCCGCTGTCGAATCGTGCTCGGGCACGACGCCCGGCGGTGCTACCTACGATATTTCCGGCAAAGTCAGTAATTCTACGAACTGCGCAATTCTCTCGCCGATCAACGCCAACGACAACGACAACCTCGGTCTTATCAATACCACTGCCTTCTTCGGCATTTCGGACTGGCAGTTCGGCGGCAAGTACGACAACCTGGATCCGTCGGGCGGCGACGACCTGTCGGCCCTGTTCGACTTCACGGGCGACTCCATGTCGGGGACATATGCCTATGTCGGCGGCACGCCCCTGCCGTCGGACGTGATGCTTGTCTTCAAGGACGGTGCCAATACCAACCTGGTCGCATATCTGTTGAATTCGACGCTCAGCGGCACGTACGCGTCGCCATTCACGAATCCGCCTTTCCCGTTGGGCCAACCCAGCGTCAAGGATATCTCCCACATTTCGGTCTATTACCGGCCGGGCGAAGACGACGGTTCGGGCGACCCGACCGGCAACGTTCCGGAACCTGCCACGCTCGCCCTCGTGGGCCTGGGATTGCTGGGAATCGGCAAAATGCGCCGCAAAAGCTGATCGCTGACTGCTGCATTTCACGCTCATTTTAAAAGCCCACTTTGCGGTGGGCTTTTTTTATTCGCAATTCATAAAACCCTTCTTGATTTAACTGCAAGTCACTTTACCGATTATTAATCGTTTCGTATTTTCCGACTTTGTTTTTATCCGCACCAATCGCTTGACATCATTATCACAACCGTTTCCACATCGATAATGAACTGTTGCGGCCACGCAATTAATTCCGACCTCCTCAATATTTTATTTCCAGTCGGCAGTACATTTACCTCGGGAAAGCGTTATGATTTCCCGAAACAGCTGAACGCTGCTTATTGAAAAGGGCAAAGCCCGCGAAAGCGGGTGACGCAAAGTCAACGGTCTAACGAGCTTCGGCTCCATGACGGCAGGACTGCCAGATGCCAGCTTTCGAACCAGGCCCCCGCCTGTCGCGACAGAGCGCCACTGCGCACGATCCTGCACATTTTTAACTCAAGGATTCGTACGCGATGAAATCCGTTTCTTCCTCCCTCCGCCTGCTCCCGCTGCTCGTTGCAGCCACGCTCTCCGCTGTTGCCGCCCAATCCGCCGTCGCCGCGCAAGACGCGGGTTATGCGCGCGGCCGCATCCTGATCGAGGCGCGTCCAGGCCTGTCGGATGCCGCACTGGACCGCATCCTCAAGGAACACGGCGGCAAGCGCCGCAAGATCGGCCAGAGCCGCATGCAGATCGTCGACCTGCCGGCCAATGCGTCGGAAGTGGCCGTCGTCGCGAAACTGGCGCGCCGTCCGGAGCTGAAATTCGCGGAACTCGACCGCATCGTGCCCGCCACGCTGGCCGTCACCGACCCGTATGCGGGCAGCGAGTGGCACCTGAACAAGATCGGCGCGACGAGCGCCTGGGACAGCTCCCTCGGCCGCGGCGTGACGATCGCCGTGCTGGACTCGGGCGTCAACGTCAACCACCCCGACCTCAAGGACCGCATCGTCGCCGGGTACAACATCTACAGCGGCAACACGGACGTGACGGACGTCTGCGGGCACGGTACCGCCGTCGCCGGCTCGGCTGCCGCCACCAGCAACAACGCGGCCGGCGTGGCCGGCATCGCGGGTGCGGCTGCCATCATGCCGCTGCGCATCGCCTACACCGACAGCACCGGTTGCCACGCCTACTTCAGCACGATCGCAAGCGGCCTCACGTACGCGGCCGACCACGGTGCCCGGATCGCGAACATCAGCTACAGCGGCGTCGCGGGCAGCTCGTCGATCCTGAGCGCGGCACGCTACATGAAGAGCAAGGGCGGTCTCGTGTTCGTTTCCGCCGGCAATAACAACGTGGACGAGAACGTGGTGCCCGATCCGGCGCTCGTCGTCGTCTCCGCCACCGACAGCAACGACGCCAAGGCCAGCTTCTCGAGCTGGGGCAGCTTCGTCACCATCGCGGCGCCCGGCACGAACATCTGGACGACGAACAATTCCCTCGGCTATTCGGCGTGGAACGGCACGTCGTTCTCGGCCCCGGTCACGGCCGGCGTCGCCGCGCTGATGATGGCGGCCCGTCCGGACCTGGGCGGCGACACGATCCAGTCGCTGCTGTACTCGACGGCCATCGACCTCGGCGCGGCCGGCCGCGACCCGGTGTTCGGCTACGGCCGCGTGGACGCCGCCGCCGCCCTGCGCGCCACCGTGGCCTACCAGCCGCCGGTCGACACGACGGCGCCGCTCGCATCGATCGCCGCGCCGCTGGCGAACAGCTCGGTGTCGGGCCTCGTCGGCGTCTCCGTCAATGCCAGCGACAACGTGGGCGTGGCGCGTGTCGACCTGGTCGTCAACGGTACCGTGGTCGCCACCGATACCGCCGCGCCGTACAGCTTCAGCTGGGACTCGACCGGCGTCGCCAACGGCATGGCCAGCGTGGTCGCCGTCGCCTATGACGCTGCGGGTAACGCCGGCCAGTCCGCCGCCGTCGCCGTCAACGTCGCCAACAGTGTGACGACGGTCAGCAAGGACACGACGCCGCCTGCCGTCGCCATCGGCAACCCGGTGGCGGGCACCGTCAGCGGCAACGTCTCGGTCTCGGTGAACGCGTCGGACAACGCGGGTGCCGCGGGCATCACGACCGTGATCGCCATCGACGGGCAGACGAAGGCCCAGGGCACGGGCGGTACGCTCGGCTATAACTGGAACACCCGCAAGGTGGCGGCCGGCCAGCACACCATCACCGCCACGGCGCGTGATGCCGCGGGCAATACGAGCAGCACGTCGGTCACCGTGACGACGAAGTGATCTCGCATTTGCCAAAAGGAAAAAGTCGGCTATAATGCCGGCCTCGGGCGGCTGTAGCTCAGCTGGATAGAGTACTTGGCTACGAACCAAGGGGTCGTGGGTTCGATTCCTGCCAGCCGCACCAACTTATACGAAAGGCCAGATCGCAAGATCTG includes:
- a CDS encoding SPFH domain-containing protein, which encodes MNGYLAVAGGLLAVLAGAWLVHLSIVGSMAGGAALAGIALVIAGVFMGAGLYMLQPNETAVLTLFGRYVGTDRGEGLRWAFPLYRKRKLTVRARNLNMSTLKVNDKRGNPVELAAAVVWRVRDTAQALFEVDDFERYVSVQAEAALRHLAAQYAYDEGEDLAPGETTLRGGAAEVAHALSAELTARFEAAGVETLDAKLTHLAYAPEIAQVMLRRQQAQAIISARARIVHGAVTMVEDALKGLAEREIVELDAERKASMVSNLLVVLCSDRDAQPIINAGTLYN
- a CDS encoding PEP-CTERM sorting domain-containing protein translates to MFHKKLVKASAVCAILFATQGAYAAVESCSGTTPGGATYDISGKVSNSTNCAILSPINANDNDNLGLINTTAFFGISDWQFGGKYDNLDPSGGDDLSALFDFTGDSMSGTYAYVGGTPLPSDVMLVFKDGANTNLVAYLLNSTLSGTYASPFTNPPFPLGQPSVKDISHISVYYRPGEDDGSGDPTGNVPEPATLALVGLGLLGIGKMRRKS
- a CDS encoding S8 family serine peptidase, giving the protein MKSVSSSLRLLPLLVAATLSAVAAQSAVAAQDAGYARGRILIEARPGLSDAALDRILKEHGGKRRKIGQSRMQIVDLPANASEVAVVAKLARRPELKFAELDRIVPATLAVTDPYAGSEWHLNKIGATSAWDSSLGRGVTIAVLDSGVNVNHPDLKDRIVAGYNIYSGNTDVTDVCGHGTAVAGSAAATSNNAAGVAGIAGAAAIMPLRIAYTDSTGCHAYFSTIASGLTYAADHGARIANISYSGVAGSSSILSAARYMKSKGGLVFVSAGNNNVDENVVPDPALVVVSATDSNDAKASFSSWGSFVTIAAPGTNIWTTNNSLGYSAWNGTSFSAPVTAGVAALMMAARPDLGGDTIQSLLYSTAIDLGAAGRDPVFGYGRVDAAAALRATVAYQPPVDTTAPLASIAAPLANSSVSGLVGVSVNASDNVGVARVDLVVNGTVVATDTAAPYSFSWDSTGVANGMASVVAVAYDAAGNAGQSAAVAVNVANSVTTVSKDTTPPAVAIGNPVAGTVSGNVSVSVNASDNAGAAGITTVIAIDGQTKAQGTGGTLGYNWNTRKVAAGQHTITATARDAAGNTSSTSVTVTTK
- a CDS encoding two-component regulator propeller domain-containing protein, with product MSWKPEPLPSVKPTLLRMLCGLLLACMCSLVLAAGPRSLRFERIGLEEGLSQESVLAILQDHDGFMWFGTQAGLNRFDGYRNQVFRNDPNDPDSLADNYVQAAYEDGQNRLWFGTRGGLVRFDPATRKFIRLPLLAGTDRNARNSAVTAIVGDGAGGLWVGTSDGIVHVDPATGALRTLRHDSQEPASLRDDRVTALALDPRGGLWIGTGVGLDHLPAGTARFDHYDIDAAGTGKRIAVTALSMGPRDTLWIGTDAALEAWRIGQGTPQRHHLGADEGMNDGRVQSLYHDQGNNLWVGTELDGLKWRDPTTGRFVGYTNQPLDRHTLSDNRVISIWVDRTGTLWAGTMYGGVSRADLASGGFSRFALLPGQAADPRSTRKIRSIAVGADGRLWLGTSGGGILHVDPDSGRVDMLRHDPRDPAGLPDDTISSVLPGRGRLWVGSPSGLSWRDPATGRFTPVALGGEAGASWVQALTLDRTGALWIVTRGGLFMLAPDGTLRGWRHDPANPASLGENYGFAVFEDRAGAIWIGTENGLDRYDRATNTFTHFRHDARDPTSLGHNRVYYLYESARGDLWVGTAGGLYRMERDAGGKTVFRRFAVAPTREQVPIGGILEDGNGQIWVSTTVGLTRVDPETGRYKNYTAKDGLTDGSFFVGSAARGADGELHFGGINGMTSFHPEDIHDNPFPPTVVITDFLVFNRPRALPVAVDRLRDIRLSHRDSVFTLEFAALHYADPQANRYAYRLLGFDRDWTETDARKRFATYTNLDPGEYVFEVKAANKDGVWSEHPATLTISIPPPFWMTWWFRLAAASVLLAAAIALYRLRVRVLVQQKARLERQVGARTAELVLQKEQAEKRKQEAEAQKEAVEQARRNIALLSDIGRELTANLDGEAIMANVFGQVRQLMDAPLFAIGTARAGGPIDYPYVVADGRRVPEAGRFPARVRGLGEYCLVTGEEILIGDLARDYVRFSGLVRDVLGTDPAGGDPAGGDPDTPLSPRSLMFVPILVGSRVLGVITVQSGRPGAYQNVQLDMLSTLASYVGVALDNADAYRQLKETQAQLASREKLASLGSLVAGVAHELNTPIGNSLLMASTLEEKTNALADRFTHNALKKSDLETWIAAAREAASLIVRSLNGAADLVNSFKQVSVDQASTQRRRFDLGQACHEIAATMMNQVRRAGHTLDLEVPAGIAMDSYPGPFGQVVINFINNALLHAFDAPGGHMRIHARPLDGDRVRIEFSDDGVGIAPENVSRIFDPFFTTRMGQGGTGLGLNIAWNLVTTLLQGTIRVESRPGHGTAFIIELPLKAES
- a CDS encoding GNAT family N-acetyltransferase, encoding MSGQLIIRSLDPQDLAGWRPLWDGYNAFYGRSGPTALPESITQVTWHRFFDPAEPVHALVAEASGRIAGLAHYIFHRSTTRLHDVCYLQDLFTAPDMRGLGVGRQLIEGVYDKARAAGSSRVYWQTQTDNAAGRALYDKVARHLGFIVYAHEL